In the genome of Pseudomonas bubulae, one region contains:
- a CDS encoding GFA family protein, protein MKGSCACGAVGYEIDRIDLPVSHCHCQSCRKTHAAAFVTTAGVLREHFHWTRGQEKLSNYESSPGKLRRFCSLCGCHLVAERDTAAAVIVRVATLEEDPGDRPQYHIWAEHDVPWLEHEDLAVYPQWQPGR, encoded by the coding sequence ATGAAGGGAAGTTGCGCCTGCGGTGCCGTTGGCTATGAAATTGATCGTATCGACCTGCCTGTAAGCCATTGTCATTGCCAGTCGTGCCGCAAAACCCATGCTGCTGCGTTTGTCACCACGGCCGGTGTTTTGCGTGAGCACTTCCATTGGACGAGGGGGCAGGAAAAGCTCAGCAACTACGAGTCTTCCCCCGGCAAGCTGCGGCGCTTTTGCTCGCTGTGCGGTTGTCACCTTGTGGCTGAACGTGACACAGCCGCGGCTGTGATTGTTCGTGTTGCGACCCTGGAAGAGGACCCGGGCGATCGCCCGCAATACCATATCTGGGCTGAGCATGATGTCCCATGGCTTGAACATGAAGACCTTGCGGTCTACCCGCAATGGCAGCCGGGGCGCTAG
- a CDS encoding collagen-like triple helix repeat-containing protein — protein MNTQLWLKTSTALLLVMSASLAGCHSGGGGHHSSDSASTPTPPTNPTTPTDPTTPTDPTDPTDPTDPTNPTNPPNPAVTPPLVTGQVAGEVGTGLGGVGTLVSGVGTTLTTVPVVGAAGGLVVNTGNAVTSITDGVTNGLGSLGTDKNSLGITVAGVTNGVSDVGKGVSSLGTGVSALVDNTPISQVPLVGGVVGKVTGTAGGLVDKVGTTVTMLGNTLTTNVTSGQLGKATGGLNDKVVVPVISMVENVTGKVGTTTGLGQPVDGLLTKVGGVVGGLGDKVVDTGKNPLTNVVGDVLGGVGGALDKSGGYLNPTTTTGTGTSTTTGGLGGLLGGLGTATGSTGTQTNTGGTGGLLGGSTGLLGSLGGTTGTQTNTGTSGGASASGGLGGLLGGLLNKN, from the coding sequence ATGAACACCCAACTCTGGTTGAAAACAAGCACGGCCCTGTTGTTGGTCATGAGCGCCAGCCTGGCGGGCTGCCACAGTGGTGGTGGCGGGCATCACAGCAGTGACAGCGCAAGCACGCCGACGCCGCCGACCAATCCGACCACGCCAACTGATCCCACTACACCGACAGATCCGACAGATCCGACAGATCCGACTGATCCAACCAATCCAACCAATCCGCCTAACCCGGCAGTTACCCCGCCTCTGGTCACGGGACAGGTCGCCGGTGAAGTCGGCACCGGACTGGGCGGTGTCGGCACCCTGGTCAGCGGCGTGGGCACCACCCTGACCACCGTTCCTGTGGTCGGCGCAGCAGGCGGGTTGGTGGTCAACACCGGTAATGCCGTGACTTCCATTACCGATGGCGTGACCAATGGCCTGGGCTCGCTGGGCACTGACAAAAACTCGCTGGGCATTACCGTGGCAGGTGTTACCAATGGCGTCAGCGATGTGGGTAAAGGCGTTTCGTCTCTCGGCACAGGTGTCAGCGCTCTGGTCGACAACACACCGATCAGTCAGGTCCCGCTGGTAGGCGGCGTAGTGGGCAAGGTCACCGGCACCGCGGGCGGGCTGGTGGACAAGGTCGGCACCACCGTCACCATGCTTGGCAACACACTGACCACCAATGTGACCAGCGGGCAATTGGGCAAGGCTACCGGTGGTTTGAATGACAAGGTCGTGGTCCCCGTGATCTCAATGGTGGAAAACGTCACAGGCAAGGTAGGCACCACCACCGGGTTGGGGCAGCCGGTGGACGGGTTGTTGACGAAGGTTGGCGGCGTGGTCGGCGGGCTGGGTGACAAGGTAGTCGATACCGGCAAGAACCCGCTCACCAATGTGGTGGGCGATGTGCTAGGCGGTGTGGGTGGGGCACTGGATAAATCCGGCGGTTACCTGAACCCGACGACAACCACCGGCACCGGCACAAGCACAACTACCGGCGGGCTGGGCGGTTTGCTGGGCGGGCTGGGCACGGCCACAGGTTCAACCGGTACTCAGACAAACACCGGCGGCACAGGTGGTTTACTGGGTGGCAGCACTGGCTTGCTTGGCAGCCTGGGCGGCACGACCGGTACCCAGACAAACACCGGCACCTCGGGTGGCGCAAGTGCTTCCGGCGGGCTGGGTGGTCTGCTTGGCGGCCTGCTAAACAAAAACTGA
- a CDS encoding LysR family transcriptional regulator, whose translation MEIRQIKYFVAVIDCGSLSKAARQVHVAQSALSKQMSALEDDLGVQLFHRSHNGVVASEAGKVFYEYAQGMLKHLSDARAAVSSSPDSVSGSIIVALPQSVATLLAMPLMRAVAARYPQVAFHLNEELTGNVMDQLLHGRIDLALFSAIDLPPQVLFSALIEEDFYLIHRADAADAPAAGEVCLAQALARPLVFPSQAHGHCTRTLVEHAVKQHGLAVGEIVMEVNSVHILKSAVEAGIGHTIMPLNLAVREIDDGRLVAHRIAADGLTRTLGICSCASMPASHLKTLISELIREVVHAMCACGEWPGGRAR comes from the coding sequence ATGGAAATCCGCCAGATCAAATACTTTGTCGCCGTGATCGATTGCGGCAGCCTGTCCAAAGCCGCCCGCCAGGTGCATGTGGCGCAATCGGCCTTGAGCAAGCAGATGTCGGCGCTGGAGGACGATCTGGGGGTTCAGCTGTTCCATCGCAGCCACAACGGCGTAGTCGCCAGCGAGGCCGGCAAGGTCTTCTACGAATACGCCCAGGGCATGCTCAAGCATCTGAGCGATGCCCGGGCTGCCGTCAGCAGCAGCCCCGACTCGGTCAGTGGCTCGATTATCGTGGCGCTGCCGCAAAGCGTCGCCACCCTCCTTGCCATGCCGCTGATGCGCGCCGTGGCCGCCCGTTACCCGCAGGTGGCATTCCATCTCAACGAAGAGCTGACCGGCAACGTCATGGACCAGTTACTGCACGGGCGCATTGACCTGGCCCTGTTCAGCGCCATCGACCTGCCCCCGCAAGTGTTGTTCAGCGCATTGATCGAAGAAGATTTTTACCTGATCCACCGTGCCGATGCCGCCGACGCCCCCGCTGCCGGTGAAGTTTGCCTGGCGCAGGCGCTGGCCCGGCCGCTGGTATTTCCCAGTCAGGCCCACGGTCACTGCACCCGCACGCTGGTCGAGCACGCGGTAAAACAGCACGGGCTGGCCGTGGGCGAAATCGTCATGGAGGTCAACTCCGTGCATATCCTCAAAAGCGCGGTCGAGGCCGGTATCGGTCACACCATCATGCCGTTGAACCTGGCCGTGCGTGAAATCGATGACGGTCGGCTGGTGGCCCACCGCATTGCCGCTGACGGCTTGACCCGAACCCTGGGTATCTGCAGTTGCGCTTCGATGCCCGCCAGCCATCTTAAAACCCTGATCAGTGAGTTGATCCGCGAAGTCGTGCACGCCATGTGCGCGTGCGGCGAATGGCCGGGAGGCCGTGCGCGCTGA
- a CDS encoding SDR family oxidoreductase, producing MDFNGKTAIVTGAGRGLGLSYARELARLGAHVLISDIGADRQGAAADASVAHDAAQALAAQGYSVIGHHGELVSETGCRQLVETAVEAFGRLDIVIHNAGWVGYQAIEEAQPEFVERALGINVYSPIWLCKHAWPHLRQSSAARVVLTSSDRAMYQPYAQPGLTAYAAGKMAQLGIMNALSREGAADGILVNAVAPVAKTRMWGVNGEPDNLKPQWVTPGVIFLASDQCQDSGYILRASNGQFTATRFVENPGVDYPLDLARIRADSAEQVARLWEQIKEC from the coding sequence ATGGACTTTAACGGCAAAACCGCAATTGTAACGGGTGCTGGCCGGGGCCTGGGCTTGAGTTATGCCAGGGAGCTGGCACGGCTGGGCGCCCATGTGCTGATCAGTGATATTGGCGCAGACAGGCAAGGCGCAGCAGCAGATGCATCCGTTGCCCATGACGCCGCGCAAGCGCTGGCAGCCCAGGGCTACAGTGTGATCGGTCATCACGGTGAGTTGGTCAGCGAGACGGGTTGCCGGCAGTTGGTCGAAACGGCCGTCGAAGCGTTCGGGCGGCTGGATATTGTGATCCACAACGCGGGCTGGGTCGGTTACCAGGCTATTGAAGAAGCGCAGCCTGAGTTTGTCGAGCGCGCGCTGGGGATCAATGTGTATAGCCCGATCTGGCTGTGCAAACATGCCTGGCCGCACTTGCGCCAATCATCGGCGGCGCGGGTGGTGCTGACCTCTTCGGACCGGGCCATGTACCAGCCCTATGCCCAGCCGGGCCTGACCGCCTACGCCGCCGGCAAGATGGCACAATTGGGCATCATGAATGCCCTGAGCAGGGAGGGTGCCGCCGATGGCATCCTGGTAAACGCAGTAGCGCCGGTGGCCAAGACCCGGATGTGGGGCGTTAACGGCGAACCGGACAACCTCAAGCCCCAGTGGGTGACCCCCGGTGTGATCTTTCTGGCCTCGGATCAGTGCCAGGACAGCGGCTATATTCTGCGGGCCAGCAATGGTCAGTTCACGGCAACGCGGTTTGTCGAGAATCCCGGGGTGGACTACCCCCTGGATCTGGCCCGAATCAGGGCCGACAGCGCCGAGCAGGTCGCCCGCCTGTGGGAGCAGATCAAGGAATGCTGA
- a CDS encoding class I SAM-dependent methyltransferase encodes MIKKELELSDWEAYYQASEQRGQSPLLSRALNLISANEGSRQAVDLGCGAGMETRQLLAAGWDVLAIDREAGAIARTSALSQGVSGGRLATLACDFEQLTQLPASRLIHAGLALPFCRPEYFETLWRLVTAALEPGGVFVGHLFGERHGWAALAHMTFQTEAQARLLCGNLELHLLREFEQPGASLQGDIAWHRFDIIASKPQGDDKYRTEQRSL; translated from the coding sequence ATGATCAAGAAGGAACTTGAGTTGAGTGACTGGGAAGCCTATTACCAGGCAAGTGAACAGCGCGGGCAATCGCCCTTGCTGAGTAGGGCCTTGAACCTGATCAGCGCGAATGAGGGTTCACGTCAGGCCGTGGACCTGGGTTGTGGGGCCGGAATGGAAACCCGGCAATTGCTGGCCGCAGGCTGGGACGTACTGGCCATTGACCGCGAAGCCGGCGCCATTGCGCGAACATCTGCATTGTCACAAGGTGTCAGCGGTGGGCGGCTGGCGACCCTGGCCTGCGATTTTGAACAGCTGACGCAGTTACCTGCATCCAGATTGATCCATGCCGGTCTCGCCTTGCCGTTCTGTCGGCCAGAATATTTTGAGACCCTTTGGCGGCTTGTTACTGCGGCGCTTGAACCGGGTGGTGTATTTGTCGGCCATCTGTTTGGCGAACGGCACGGCTGGGCGGCACTTGCCCATATGACCTTTCAGACCGAAGCGCAGGCGCGCTTGCTGTGCGGTAATCTTGAGCTGCATCTGTTGCGCGAATTCGAGCAACCGGGTGCCAGTTTGCAGGGGGACATCGCCTGGCACCGCTTCGATATCATTGCCAGCAAGCCGCAAGGCGACGATAAATACCGTACTGAACAAAGGAGCCTGTGA
- a CDS encoding ATP-binding protein produces MVTATLHLMCGKIASGKSTLARTLAVEHSAILLSEDKWLSSLYPGAINSVTDYAAYSLRIRGVLGPLVIDLLESGVDVVLDFPANTIAGREWLLGLAETARVPHCLHYLAVDDDTCRARLHVRNQLAEHDFAASDAEFDLITTYFRSPDADEGLVIVTYPRPLA; encoded by the coding sequence ATGGTCACTGCGACACTGCATCTGATGTGCGGCAAGATCGCATCAGGCAAATCAACCCTGGCCAGAACGCTTGCGGTGGAGCACAGCGCGATATTGCTGAGCGAAGATAAATGGCTCTCATCGCTTTATCCCGGTGCGATCAATTCGGTAACCGATTACGCAGCCTACAGCCTGAGGATTCGCGGTGTGCTGGGGCCTCTGGTGATCGACCTGCTGGAGTCCGGTGTGGATGTGGTGCTGGATTTTCCTGCCAATACCATTGCCGGCCGTGAATGGTTGCTCGGCCTGGCAGAAACCGCGCGTGTGCCGCACTGCCTGCATTATCTCGCTGTGGACGACGACACCTGCCGTGCGCGCCTGCATGTACGCAACCAGCTTGCCGAGCATGACTTTGCCGCATCGGATGCCGAGTTTGATCTGATCACCACCTACTTTCGTTCCCCGGATGCAGACGAGGGGCTGGTGATTGTTACTTACCCCCGGCCTCTTGCATGA
- a CDS encoding GNAT family N-acetyltransferase, translating to MNIAIRLANQADIPTIFVIRTRVRENPLSHQQLTEMGITPDAIGQAMEAAPCIWVAEVEGVTVGFAMADAEDGCVFAAFVLAEFEGLGLGRRLMAKAEAFLFQHHPTIWLETAENSRASGFYRHLGWQAVANLPDGDVRFEKSRT from the coding sequence ATGAACATAGCCATAAGACTTGCCAATCAGGCAGATATCCCGACAATTTTTGTCATCCGTACCCGCGTCAGGGAGAACCCTCTTTCTCACCAACAGTTAACTGAAATGGGCATTACCCCCGACGCCATAGGTCAGGCGATGGAAGCCGCTCCCTGTATCTGGGTGGCCGAGGTCGAGGGTGTTACGGTGGGGTTTGCCATGGCCGATGCCGAGGATGGCTGTGTCTTTGCCGCATTTGTCCTGGCCGAATTCGAGGGGCTCGGGCTGGGTCGCAGACTGATGGCGAAGGCCGAGGCGTTTCTGTTTCAGCATCACCCCACGATTTGGCTGGAGACCGCTGAAAACAGCCGTGCCAGCGGTTTTTATCGGCACCTTGGCTGGCAGGCGGTGGCGAATTTGCCTGATGGTGATGTTCGTTTTGAAAAATCACGGACGTAG
- a CDS encoding glutathione S-transferase family protein has protein sequence MITLYTDSSPNGFKITIALEELGLTYHLRHVNIDQGENRSPAFLRLNPHGRIPVLVDESNGITLFESAAILLYLADISGQLLPVEPAKRWEAIQWLMFHAASVGPVMGQRVHFELFAADKIPQAISRYRRLMDEAFTTLDNRLAEHPYLAGDEYSIADIAQFGWTHIAQVIDFDFSTYKHLSAWYQRIGARPAVQRGIALPTRATGA, from the coding sequence ATGATCACGTTGTATACCGACAGCTCGCCCAATGGTTTCAAGATCACCATTGCCCTGGAGGAGCTCGGTTTAACCTACCACCTGCGGCACGTAAACATTGACCAGGGCGAGAACCGCAGCCCGGCGTTTTTGCGCCTCAACCCGCACGGGCGTATCCCGGTGCTGGTCGACGAAAGCAACGGCATCACGCTGTTTGAATCGGCAGCCATCCTCCTGTATCTGGCTGATATCAGTGGTCAGCTCTTGCCTGTAGAACCCGCCAAACGCTGGGAAGCCATCCAGTGGCTGATGTTTCATGCTGCCAGCGTGGGGCCTGTGATGGGCCAGCGCGTTCACTTCGAGCTGTTTGCCGCAGACAAAATTCCCCAGGCCATTTCGCGCTATCGGCGCTTGATGGATGAAGCCTTTACCACCCTGGACAACCGCCTGGCCGAGCACCCCTATCTGGCCGGTGACGAGTACTCGATTGCCGATATTGCCCAGTTTGGCTGGACCCATATTGCGCAAGTCATCGACTTCGATTTCAGCACCTATAAGCACCTGAGCGCCTGGTACCAGCGCATTGGCGCCAGACCTGCAGTGCAGCGCGGCATCGCTCTGCCTACTCGCGCCACCGGCGCTTGA
- a CDS encoding MFS transporter encodes MNTLPPPPADMPDHALHSAYRKTAWRVIPLLMVCYLVAYLDRVNVGFAKLQMLDDLKFSEAVYGLGAGVFFVGYLMFEIPSNIALHRFGARRWIARIMMTWGLLSAAMMFVETPMSFYLLRFLIGIAEAGFFPGIIFYLTTWFPSHRRGVMISLFIAALPISSMLGSLISGLIMQTLDGVAGYAGWQWLFVIEGLPAVALGAAVFFLLRDRIADARWLSAEEKRGMQAALDRETRAKSHHSVRDGLLNPKIWLLGAVYFCLVLGQYVISFWMPTIIRNSGVAEPWAIGVLSAIPYSVAAVSMVLVGRSSDRVREYRWHLAICAFIGAGGVVFGTLFGASLWLSMIGLTVGTAAMISSLPVFWGMPTAVVGGAAAAAGIALINSLGNVAGFFSTIVVGWLTQLTGNTQAAMYFMAAALVLGGLLGLSVSRTRSDPVVEIKAVA; translated from the coding sequence ATGAACACCCTACCGCCACCCCCTGCTGACATGCCGGACCATGCACTGCATTCGGCCTACCGCAAAACCGCCTGGCGAGTCATTCCGTTGCTGATGGTCTGTTATCTGGTCGCCTACCTGGACCGGGTCAATGTGGGCTTTGCCAAACTGCAGATGCTTGATGACCTCAAGTTCAGCGAGGCGGTGTACGGGCTCGGTGCCGGGGTGTTTTTTGTCGGCTACCTGATGTTCGAAATCCCCAGCAATATCGCCCTGCACAGGTTTGGCGCCCGGCGCTGGATCGCGCGGATCATGATGACCTGGGGCCTGCTGTCAGCGGCCATGATGTTTGTCGAAACCCCCATGAGCTTCTACCTGCTGCGCTTTTTGATCGGCATTGCCGAAGCAGGCTTTTTCCCGGGGATTATTTTCTATCTCACCACCTGGTTTCCGAGCCATCGCCGGGGCGTGATGATTTCACTGTTTATCGCCGCCCTGCCGATCTCCAGCATGCTGGGCTCGCTGATTTCCGGCTTGATCATGCAGACCCTCGATGGCGTGGCAGGGTACGCCGGCTGGCAATGGCTGTTCGTGATCGAAGGCTTGCCGGCGGTGGCCCTGGGCGCCGCCGTGTTCTTTCTGCTGCGCGACCGGATTGCCGACGCCCGCTGGCTCAGCGCCGAAGAAAAACGCGGCATGCAGGCGGCGCTGGATCGCGAAACCCGTGCCAAATCCCACCACTCCGTACGCGATGGTCTGCTCAACCCGAAAATCTGGCTGCTGGGGGCGGTGTACTTTTGCCTGGTGCTGGGCCAGTACGTGATCAGTTTCTGGATGCCGACCATTATCCGCAACAGCGGTGTCGCCGAACCCTGGGCCATTGGCGTGTTGAGTGCTATTCCCTATTCCGTGGCCGCGGTGAGCATGGTGCTGGTGGGACGCAGCAGCGACCGTGTTCGCGAGTATCGCTGGCACCTGGCAATCTGCGCCTTTATCGGCGCTGGCGGGGTGGTATTTGGCACCCTGTTCGGCGCCAGCCTGTGGCTGTCAATGATCGGCCTGACCGTCGGCACAGCAGCTATGATCAGCAGCTTGCCGGTGTTCTGGGGCATGCCTACCGCGGTGGTGGGCGGTGCAGCCGCCGCTGCGGGGATCGCGCTGATCAACTCCCTGGGCAATGTCGCCGGATTTTTCAGCACCATTGTGGTCGGCTGGTTGACGCAGTTGACCGGCAACACCCAGGCGGCAATGTACTTTATGGCCGCCGCGCTGGTGCTCGGCGGGCTGCTGGGCCTGAGTGTGTCACGCACGCGCAGTGACCCGGTTGTTGAGATCAAGGCAGTGGCCTGA
- a CDS encoding FAD-binding oxidoreductase: MTHPAACEHPPLAESLREELGQLLGTRFSTSASVREHHGSDISALDPMPPDAVAYANSLEDIVSISSACYRHDTPMIAYGSGTSLEGWLQASHGGVSIDVSGMNQVLAIRVDDMDATVQPGVTRKQLNAALHGTGLFFPIDPGADASLGGMAATRASGTNAVRYGTMRENVLAMTAVLADGRVINTGGRARKSSAGYDLTHLLVGSGGTLATIAELTVKLHPIPEAISAAVCRFPSVDLAVRAVIQIIQLGVPVARIELLDALTMRALNAYSSTQLREAPSLLFELHGSEAGVKEQIETVRMVADEHQGMDFEWAVHPEDRSRLWQARHDGYFAALALRPGCRALTTDAVVPISRLAECIEATAADLAQNGFLAPIFGHVGDGNFHAVILVDPHNPDEIERAEGVAHRLAERAIALQGSCTGEHGIGLTKQHFMAVEHGQNAVDVMQSIKAALDPKQLMNPGKIFPRGRSAG, from the coding sequence ATGACCCATCCTGCTGCCTGCGAACACCCGCCCCTGGCCGAATCCTTGCGCGAGGAGCTGGGCCAATTGCTCGGCACCCGCTTCTCCACCTCGGCCAGCGTGCGCGAGCACCACGGCAGCGATATTTCCGCACTAGACCCCATGCCGCCGGATGCCGTGGCCTATGCCAACAGCCTTGAGGATATCGTCAGTATCAGCAGCGCCTGTTATCGCCACGATACGCCGATGATCGCCTATGGCAGCGGCACCTCGCTGGAAGGCTGGCTGCAAGCCTCCCACGGTGGCGTCAGCATTGATGTCTCGGGCATGAACCAGGTGCTTGCCATTCGCGTTGACGATATGGACGCCACTGTACAACCGGGGGTGACCCGCAAACAGTTGAATGCAGCGTTGCACGGCACCGGGCTGTTTTTCCCTATCGACCCCGGGGCCGATGCGTCACTGGGCGGCATGGCGGCGACCCGTGCTTCCGGGACCAACGCCGTGCGCTACGGCACCATGCGCGAAAACGTGCTGGCCATGACGGCAGTGTTGGCCGACGGCCGGGTGATCAACACCGGCGGGCGGGCGCGCAAGTCTTCCGCCGGCTATGACTTGACCCATTTACTGGTCGGCTCGGGCGGGACGCTGGCGACCATCGCCGAACTGACCGTCAAGTTGCACCCGATTCCTGAAGCCATTTCAGCTGCCGTGTGCCGCTTTCCCAGCGTGGATCTGGCCGTACGCGCCGTGATCCAGATCATCCAGCTCGGTGTGCCGGTCGCCCGCATTGAACTGCTCGATGCCTTGACCATGCGCGCCCTCAACGCCTACAGCAGCACGCAGTTGCGCGAGGCGCCGTCGCTGCTCTTTGAACTGCATGGCTCTGAAGCCGGCGTGAAAGAACAGATCGAGACCGTGCGCATGGTTGCCGATGAACATCAGGGCATGGACTTCGAGTGGGCTGTGCATCCGGAGGATCGCAGCCGTCTGTGGCAGGCCCGGCATGACGGCTACTTCGCCGCCCTCGCCCTGCGCCCCGGTTGCCGCGCCCTGACCACCGATGCCGTAGTACCGATTTCACGACTGGCCGAGTGCATTGAAGCGACGGCAGCGGACCTTGCGCAAAACGGCTTTCTCGCACCGATTTTCGGTCATGTGGGCGATGGTAACTTCCATGCCGTGATCCTGGTCGACCCGCACAACCCCGACGAAATCGAACGCGCCGAAGGCGTGGCCCATCGCCTGGCCGAGCGGGCCATTGCCCTGCAGGGCAGTTGCACCGGCGAGCACGGCATCGGCTTGACCAAACAGCACTTCATGGCCGTTGAACACGGGCAAAACGCCGTGGACGTCATGCAGTCGATCAAGGCGGCGCTCGACCCGAAACAGCTGATGAACCCCGGCAAGATATTCCCTCGAGGGCGCTCTGCAGGCTGA
- a CDS encoding LysR substrate-binding domain-containing protein — translation MAASLPLLALRAFVEVGQQGSIKAAAQTLNVTSGAVSQQIRLLEDRVGMPLFTRERSGLRLTEAGAGVHPALLEAFGQIEQAMLSLQQSTARQTLTISTVATFAASWLVPRLGRFNRLHPDIEVRVEATSALVDMHRGRVDIALRHGLGVYPGLHVTRLMAPVLIPVASPALLAGNPGPAQPQDCLDFPLLHDADRADWLLWLSAHGVGKDPRAERGTAFEDDFLLIRAAEAGQGLALVPQEYATEEIAAGRLVQVMDKPWPARFAYYAVTRVEAMQRDAVRAFMHWIMQEAGGK, via the coding sequence ATGGCAGCTTCACTGCCCCTTCTCGCCTTGCGAGCATTTGTCGAAGTAGGCCAGCAAGGCAGCATCAAGGCGGCCGCGCAAACGCTGAATGTCACCTCAGGTGCCGTCAGCCAGCAGATCCGTCTGCTGGAAGACCGGGTCGGCATGCCGCTGTTTACCCGCGAACGCAGCGGCTTGCGGCTTACAGAGGCCGGCGCCGGTGTTCACCCGGCCCTGCTTGAGGCCTTCGGGCAAATCGAGCAGGCCATGCTGTCACTGCAACAAAGCACTGCGCGCCAGACCCTGACGATCAGTACGGTGGCAACCTTTGCCGCCTCATGGCTGGTGCCGCGCCTGGGACGATTCAACCGCCTGCACCCGGATATCGAGGTGCGGGTGGAGGCCACTTCCGCGCTGGTGGACATGCACCGCGGGCGTGTCGATATTGCCTTGCGCCATGGGCTTGGGGTCTATCCCGGCCTGCACGTGACCCGTTTGATGGCACCTGTACTGATCCCCGTCGCCAGCCCCGCCCTGCTGGCTGGCAACCCGGGGCCGGCACAGCCGCAGGACTGCCTCGACTTCCCCCTGCTGCATGACGCTGACCGTGCCGACTGGCTGTTGTGGCTCAGCGCCCATGGCGTGGGCAAAGACCCGCGCGCCGAGCGCGGGACTGCTTTTGAGGACGATTTTTTATTGATCCGCGCAGCCGAAGCAGGCCAGGGGCTGGCCTTGGTGCCCCAGGAGTACGCAACCGAAGAAATCGCTGCAGGCCGCCTGGTACAAGTCATGGACAAGCCCTGGCCGGCGCGCTTTGCCTACTACGCCGTAACGCGGGTGGAGGCAATGCAACGGGATGCGGTCAGGGCATTTATGCACTGGATCATGCAAGAGGCCGGGGGTAAGTAA
- a CDS encoding LLM class oxidoreductase, which translates to MNTTDQITGQSSPAFASHRGYRRMFAANQLTLGIFLPLRFYKGDMAVLAGQAERVRDIDRYGFAAVWVRDVPLFDPAFGDAGQVFDPFTYLAFLAAHTRSIALATGSAIFSLRHPIDLAKASATIDQLSNGRLVMGIASGDRAIEFPAYGLEHARRGERFAQSVTYFRQLMQARAPVIDSALGHMAGAEFLPRPVAGAIPLMVTGSSRQSLAWIGEHADGWLTFPESTHDRAGPQRLGEKIRAWRQLIPDGGFRPHMTNEWLDLVDDPDYPRTSLQGGYVLRTGRNGLIDLLGEWQAAGVNHAALGIQFSARPAAEVIQELAEHVLPHFPSHQGPGRVGPAW; encoded by the coding sequence ATGAACACTACAGATCAGATCACAGGCCAGTCGTCGCCCGCATTTGCCAGCCACCGCGGTTATCGGCGCATGTTCGCGGCCAATCAGCTGACCCTCGGGATTTTTCTGCCATTGCGCTTTTACAAGGGCGACATGGCGGTACTGGCCGGGCAGGCCGAGCGGGTTCGCGACATCGACCGATATGGTTTTGCCGCAGTCTGGGTGCGCGACGTACCGCTGTTCGATCCTGCCTTCGGTGATGCGGGGCAAGTATTCGATCCCTTTACCTACCTGGCGTTTCTGGCGGCTCACACCCGCTCAATTGCGCTGGCAACCGGCAGTGCAATCTTTTCGTTGCGCCATCCCATTGATCTGGCCAAGGCCAGCGCCACCATCGATCAGTTGTCGAACGGGCGCCTGGTCATGGGGATCGCCTCGGGAGACCGGGCCATTGAGTTTCCCGCCTATGGTCTGGAGCACGCCCGGCGGGGTGAGCGGTTTGCCCAGAGCGTGACGTATTTCCGCCAACTGATGCAGGCCCGTGCGCCGGTTATTGATTCGGCACTGGGGCACATGGCCGGAGCCGAATTTCTGCCCCGGCCCGTGGCGGGAGCCATCCCCCTGATGGTCACCGGTTCATCCCGTCAGTCACTGGCCTGGATTGGCGAGCATGCCGATGGCTGGCTGACCTTTCCCGAATCGACCCACGACCGCGCAGGGCCGCAACGCCTGGGCGAAAAGATCCGGGCCTGGCGCCAGTTGATCCCGGACGGCGGGTTCAGGCCGCACATGACCAATGAATGGCTCGACCTGGTTGATGACCCCGATTATCCCCGCACCTCTTTACAGGGCGGTTATGTGTTGCGCACCGGGCGCAATGGCCTGATTGATCTGCTGGGTGAATGGCAAGCAGCAGGGGTCAACCATGCGGCCCTGGGTATCCAGTTTTCGGCGCGGCCTGCGGCAGAGGTCATACAGGAGCTGGCAGAGCACGTGTTGCCGCATTTTCCTTCCCATCAGGGGCCGGGGCGTGTCGGGCCAGCATGGTGA